The following proteins are encoded in a genomic region of Trypanosoma brucei gambiense DAL972 chromosome 8, complete sequence:
- a CDS encoding amino acid transporter, putative produces MPLQITWCFFRYASSYAREFSGFLSGHARTLGTCVFMCLAVFTSVVRIGSLLFFPFSVIKLSSSTHTHTHVHTQQTHLLNMLSPTEPLGSGKAHTEVVTDEGEGYGAMSAAEEKSHHKNGDTPTTDSKFMQCINAIIPHGGSLSTTFNLGSATLGAGVISLAIAFQMSGVIPSILILITVTVLTIYSVGLMMQAVEMTGYNSYADLSRNLFGPGWDYFTISVSWLFTFGTCVSYVIATGYLVDSVLSGSSALEFFQGKTGNRVITSIIWFVGMFSLSLPKEINSLRYASAIAVLFVFYFVICIVVHSAKNGLKDGKLPEDVEMFKSGNRAIEGLSIFMFSYLCHMNCFSIYSEMRKPSARRMTLHTTYSMSMCCVVYIIAGFFGYTDVGNKSVETVFEIYDVKGDVMMAIAFAGMLLKICVGFSLCMQPARDCCYYIIGWDLNTLETWKNCLFCGCMALCALLLGLFIPDLNTVFGLLGSFCGGVLGFCIPALYRMYCGNWGISQVGVVNYVCTYLLLISGVIAVVFGTAASIYNVAV; encoded by the coding sequence ATGCCCCTTCAAATAACGTGGTGCTTTTTTCGATATGCAAGTAGCTATGCCCGTGAGTTTAGTGGATTCTTGTCTGGGCATGCAAGAACTCTTGGTACTTGTGTATTCATGTGTTTGGCAGTCTTTACTTCCGTTGTACGAATTGGctcgcttcttttctttcccttttcagtCATCAAGCTATCAagcagcacacacacacacacacacgtacacacgcAGCAAACCCACCTCTTAAATATGCTCAGCCCTACAGAACCATTAGGCTCTGGAAAGGCCCACACGGAGGTTGTTACCGATGAGGGTGAGGGATACGGCGCGATGTCAGCGGCAGAGGAGAAAAGTCATCACAAGAATGGTGACACCCCGACAACAGACTCCAAATTCATGCAATGTATAAATGCAATCATTCCCCATGGTGGCTCCCTTTCGACAACGTTTAACCTTGGGAGTGCCACATTGGGGGCTGGAGTCATAAGTCTCGCTATCGCTTTTCAGATGAGTGGTGTGATCCCATCAATCCTCATTCTAATTACTGTAACTGTGTTGACTATATACTCCGTTGGGCTGATGATGCAGGCAGTAGAAATGACAGGGTACAACTCATATGCGGATCTCTCGAGGAACCTTTTTGGACCCGGGTGGGATTACTTCACTATATCGGTCTCGTGGTTGTTCACCTTTGGGACGTGCGTGAGTTATGTAATTGCTACCGGTTACCTTGTGGACTCTGTGCTATCTGGGTCCTCTGCATTGGAGTTCTTTCAGGGAAAGACGGGCAATCGCGTGATCACGTCTATCATATGGTTTGTTGGAATGTTTTCACTCTCGTTACCCAAGGAAATCAACTCACTACGCTACGCTTCCGCTATCGCTGTGCtattcgttttttattttgtcatcTGCATTGTTGTGCACTCCGCGAAAAATGGATTAAAGGATGGGAAACTTCCCGAGGATGTTGAGATGTTTAAATCTGGGAACAGGGCGATTGAGGGATTGTCAATCTTCATGTTTTCATACCTGTGCCATATGAACTGTTTTTCCATTTACTCGGAGATGCGCAAACCGAGCGCAAGGCGCATGACACTCCACACAACGTATTCCATGAGTATGTGTTGTGTGGTGTACATCATTGCGGGTTTCTTCGGTTATACGGATGTTGGGAACAAATCTGTAGAAACTGTCTTTGAGATTTATGACGTGAAGGGTGACGTGATGATGGCAATTGCGTTTGCGGGCATGTTGCTGAAGATCTGTGTTGGGTTTTCACTATGCATGCAACCAGCCCGTGATTGCTGCTATTACATCATTGGGTGGGATTTGAACACACTTGAAACATGGAAGAACTGCCTGTTTTGCGGTTGCATGGCTCTATGCGCTCTGCTCCTTGGCCTCTTCATTCCCGACCTGAATACCGTATTTGGTCTTTTGGGAAGTTTCTGCGGTGGTGTCCTTGGTTTCTGCATTCCCGCATTGTACCGGATGTACTGTGGTAACTGGGGCATTTCTCAGGTGGGTGTGGTAAATTACGTGTGTACGTACCTCCTCCTTATATCGGGAGTGATCGCTGTGGTGTTTGGTACGGCTGCCTCAATCTACAATGTGGCTGTGTAA
- a CDS encoding amino acid transporter, putative has translation MQVAMPVSLVDSCLGMQELLVLVYSCVWQSLLPLYELARFFSFPFQSSSYQAAHTHTHTHTHVHTQQTHLLNMLSPTEPLGSGKAHTEVVTDEGEGYGAMSAAEEKSHHKNGDTPTTDSKFMQCINAIIPHGGALSTTFNLGSATLGAGVISLAIAFQMSGVIPSILILITVTVLTIYSVGLMMQAVEMTGYNSYADLSRNLFGPGWDYFTISVSWLFTFGTCVSYVIATGYLVDSVLSGSSALEFFQGKTGNRVITSIIWFVGMFSLSLPKEINSLRYASAIAVLFVFYFVICIVVHSAKNGLKDGKLPEDVEMFKSGNRAIEGLSIFMFSYLCHMNCFSIYSEMRKPSARRMTLHTTYSMSMCCVVYIIAGFFGYTDVGNKSVETVFEIYDVKGDVMMAIAFAGMLLKICVGFSLCMQPARDCCYYIIGWDLNTLETWKNCLFCGCMALCALLLGLFIPDLNTVFGLLGSFCGGVLGFCIPALYRMYCGNWGISQVGVVNYVCTYLLLISGVIAVVFGTAASIYNVAV, from the coding sequence ATGCAAGTAGCTATGCCCGTGAGTTTAGTGGATTCTTGTCTGGGCATGCAAGAACTCTTGGTACTTGTGTATTCATGTGTTTGGCAGTCTTTACTTCCGTTGTACGAATTGGctcgcttcttttctttcccttttcagtCATCAAGCTATCAagcagcacacacacacacacacacacacacacacgtacacacgcAGCAAACCCACCTCTTAAATATGCTCAGCCCTACAGAACCATTAGGCTCTGGAAAGGCCCACACGGAGGTTGTTACCGATGAGGGTGAGGGATACGGCGCGATGTCAGCGGCAGAGGAGAAAAGTCATCACAAGAATGGTGACACCCCGACAACAGACTCCAAATTCATGCAATGTATAAATGCAATCATTCCCCATGGTGGCGCCCTTTCGACAACGTTTAACCTTGGGAGTGCCACATTGGGGGCTGGAGTCATAAGTCTCGCTATCGCTTTTCAGATGAGTGGTGTGATCCCATCAATCCTCATTCTAATTACTGTAACTGTGTTGACTATATACTCCGTTGGGCTGATGATGCAGGCAGTAGAAATGACAGGGTACAACTCATATGCGGATCTCTCGAGGAACCTTTTTGGACCCGGGTGGGATTACTTCACTATATCGGTCTCGTGGTTGTTCACCTTTGGGACGTGCGTGAGTTATGTAATTGCTACCGGTTACCTTGTGGACTCTGTGCTATCTGGGTCCTCTGCATTGGAGTTCTTTCAGGGAAAGACGGGCAATCGCGTGATCACGTCTATCATATGGTTTGTTGGAATGTTTTCACTCTCGTTACCCAAGGAAATCAACTCACTACGCTACGCTTCCGCTATCGCTGTGCtattcgttttttattttgtcatcTGCATTGTTGTGCACTCCGCGAAAAATGGATTAAAGGATGGGAAACTTCCCGAGGATGTTGAGATGTTTAAATCTGGGAACAGGGCGATTGAGGGATTGTCAATCTTCATGTTTTCATACCTGTGCCATATGAACTGTTTTTCCATTTACTCGGAGATGCGCAAACCGAGCGCAAGGCGCATGACACTCCACACAACGTATTCCATGAGTATGTGTTGTGTGGTGTACATCATTGCGGGTTTCTTCGGTTATACGGATGTTGGGAACAAATCTGTAGAAACTGTCTTTGAGATTTATGACGTGAAGGGTGACGTGATGATGGCAATTGCGTTTGCGGGCATGTTGCTGAAGATCTGTGTTGGGTTTTCACTATGCATGCAACCAGCCCGTGATTGCTGCTATTACATCATTGGGTGGGATTTGAACACACTTGAAACATGGAAGAACTGCCTGTTTTGCGGTTGCATGGCTCTATGCGCTCTGCTCCTTGGCCTCTTCATTCCCGACCTGAATACCGTATTTGGTCTTTTGGGAAGTTTCTGCGGTGGTGTCCTTGGTTTCTGCATTCCCGCATTGTACCGGATGTACTGTGGTAACTGGGGCATTTCTCAGGTGGGTGTGGTAAATTACGTGTGTACGTACCTCCTCCTTATATCGGGAGTGATCGCTGTGGTGTTTGGTACGGCTGCCTCAATCTACAATGTGGCTGTGTAA
- a CDS encoding amino acid transporter, putative has protein sequence MQVAMPVSLVDSCLGMQELLVLVYSCVWQSLLPLYELARFFSFPFQSSSYQAAHTHVHTQQTHLLNMLSPTEPLGSGKAHTEVVTDEGEGYGAMSAAEEKSHHKNGDTPTTDSKFMQCINAIIPHGGSLSTTFNLGSATLGAGVISLAIAFQMSGVIPSILILITVTVLTIYSVGLMMQAVEMTGYNSYADLSRNLFGPGWDYFTISVSWLFTFGTCVSYVIATGYLVDSVLSGSSALEFFQGKTGNRVITSIIWFVGMFSLSLPKEINSLRYASAIAVLFVFYFVICIVVHSAKNGLKDGKLPEDVEMFKSGNRAIEGLSIFMFSYLCHMNCFSIYSEMRKPSARRMTLHTTYSMSMCCVVYIIAGFFGYTDVGNKSVETVFEIYDVKGDVMMAIAFAGMLLKICVGFSLCMQPARDCCYYIIGWDLNTLETWKNCLFCGCMALCALLLGLFIPDLNTVFGLLGSFCGGVLGFCIPALYRMYCGNWGISQVGVVNYVCTYLLLISGVIAVVFGTAASIYNVAV, from the coding sequence ATGCAAGTAGCTATGCCCGTGAGTTTAGTGGATTCTTGTCTGGGCATGCAAGAACTCTTGGTACTTGTGTATTCATGTGTTTGGCAGTCTTTACTTCCGTTGTACGAATTGGctcgcttcttttctttcccttttcagtCATCAAGCTATCAagcagcacacacacacgtacacacgcAGCAAACCCACCTCTTAAATATGCTCAGCCCTACAGAACCATTAGGCTCTGGAAAGGCCCACACGGAGGTTGTTACCGATGAGGGTGAGGGATACGGCGCGATGTCAGCGGCAGAGGAGAAAAGTCATCACAAGAATGGTGACACCCCGACAACAGACTCCAAATTCATGCAATGTATAAATGCAATCATTCCCCATGGTGGCTCCCTTTCGACAACGTTTAACCTTGGGAGTGCCACATTGGGGGCTGGAGTCATAAGTCTCGCTATCGCTTTTCAGATGAGTGGTGTGATCCCATCAATCCTCATTCTAATTACTGTAACTGTGTTGACTATATACTCCGTTGGGCTGATGATGCAGGCAGTAGAAATGACAGGGTACAACTCATATGCGGATCTCTCGAGGAACCTTTTTGGACCCGGGTGGGATTACTTCACTATATCGGTCTCGTGGTTGTTCACCTTTGGGACGTGCGTGAGTTATGTAATTGCTACCGGTTACCTTGTGGACTCTGTGCTATCTGGGTCCTCTGCATTGGAGTTCTTTCAGGGAAAGACGGGCAATCGCGTGATCACGTCTATCATATGGTTTGTTGGAATGTTTTCACTCTCGTTACCCAAGGAAATCAACTCACTACGCTACGCTTCCGCTATCGCTGTGCtattcgttttttattttgtcatcTGCATTGTTGTGCACTCCGCGAAAAATGGATTAAAGGATGGGAAACTTCCCGAGGATGTTGAGATGTTTAAATCTGGGAACAGGGCGATTGAGGGATTGTCAATCTTCATGTTTTCATACCTGTGCCATATGAACTGTTTTTCCATTTACTCGGAGATGCGCAAACCGAGCGCAAGGCGCATGACACTCCACACAACGTATTCCATGAGTATGTGTTGTGTGGTGTACATCATTGCGGGTTTCTTCGGTTATACGGATGTTGGGAACAAATCTGTAGAAACTGTCTTTGAGATTTATGACGTGAAGGGTGACGTGATGATGGCAATTGCGTTTGCGGGCATGTTGCTGAAGATCTGTGTTGGGTTTTCACTATGCATGCAACCAGCCCGTGATTGCTGCTATTACATCATTGGGTGGGATTTGAACACACTTGAAACATGGAAGAACTGCCTGTTTTGCGGTTGCATGGCTCTATGCGCTCTGCTCCTTGGCCTCTTCATTCCCGACCTGAATACCGTATTTGGTCTTTTGGGAAGTTTCTGCGGTGGTGTCCTTGGTTTCTGCATTCCCGCATTGTACCGGATGTACTGTGGTAACTGGGGCATTTCTCAGGTGGGTGTGGTAAATTACGTGTGTACGTACCTCCTCCTTATATCGGGAGTGATCGCTGTGGTGTTTGGTACGGCTGCCTCAATCTACAATGTGGCTGTGTAA